A window of the Mus musculus strain C57BL/6J chromosome 18, GRCm38.p6 C57BL/6J genome harbors these coding sequences:
- the Psd2 gene encoding PH and SEC7 domain-containing protein 2 isoform X2 translates to MDEEKLPCELHKEGSATQEDHGLEPEEEPGLQNGTAASEGLSSHISGPGGEKTLEGTMEPVRGPDVALPGLNLSLTNGLALGQDGNILEDSIEFKTWRSGPAEEEDVPGSPCPDAGDPQLGLDCPGEPDVRDGFSATFEKILESELLRGTQYSSLDSLDVLSLTDESDSCVSFEAPLTPLIQQRARDSPEAGAGLGNGDMGPEGDLGATGGCDGELGSPLRRSISSSRSENVLSHLSLTSVPNGFHEDGPGGSGGDDEDDEDTDKLLNSASDTSLKDGLSDSDSELSSSEGLEPGSTDPLANGCQGVSEAARRLARRLYHLEGFQRCDVARQLGKNNEFSRLVAGEYLSFFDFSGLTLDRALRTFLKAFPLMGETQERERVLTHFSRRYCQCNPDDSTSEDGIHTLTCALMLLNTDLHGHVYVYVPLCMCVTCASRS, encoded by the exons ATGGATGAAGAGAAGCTCCCATGTGAGCTGCACAAGGAAGGGAGTGCTACCCAGGAGGACCACGGCCTGGAGCCCGAAGAGGAGCCTGGGCTCCAGAATGGAACAGCAGCCAGCGAAGGCCTGAGCAGCCACATCAGCGGCCCAGGCGGTGAGAAGACCTTAGAGGGTACCATGGAGCCTGTGAGAGGCCCAGATGTGGCCCTGCCTGGCCTTAACCTCTCTTTGACCAATggcctggctttgggacaagatgGGAACATTTTGGAAGATTCCATAGAATTTAAGACCTGGAGAAGCGGACcagcagaggaggaggatgtcCCTGGGAGTCCCTGTCCAGATGCTGGGGACCCTCAGCTGGG GCTGGATTGTCCTGGCGAACCAGATGTACGTGATGGCTTCAGTGCCACTTTTGAGAAGATTCTGGAGTCGGAGCTACTGCGGGGCACCCAGTATAGCAGCCTGGACTCTTTAGATGTGCTGAGTCTCACTGACGAGAGTGACAGCTGTGTCAGCTTCGAGGCCCCCCTTACACCTCTCATCCAGCAGAGGGCTCGAGATAGCCCCGAGGCCGGGGCTGGGCTGGGCAATGGGGACATGGGGCCTGAAGGGGATCTGGGGGCAACTGGTGGTTGTGATGGGGAACTAGGCAGTCCCCTGAGGCGGTCCATCTCTAGCAGCCGCTCAGAGAATGTCTTGAGCCACCTGTCTCTCACCTCGGTGCCCAATGGGTTCCATGAAGATGGGCCTGGGGGCTCGGGAGGGGACGATGAGGACGATGAGGACACGGACAAGTTGCTGAACTCTGCCAG TGACACCAGCCTTAAGGATGGCCTGTCGGACTCGGACTCGGAGCTGAGCAGCTCTGAGGGGCTGGAGCCTGGCAGCACAGATCCACTGGCCAACGGGTGCCAGGGGGTCAGCGAAGCCGCTCGCAGGCTGGCCCGACGGCTCTACCATCTTGAAGGTTTCCAGCGCTGTGATGTAGCTCGGCAGCTGGGCAAGAA CAATGAGTTCAGCAGGCTGGTTGCTGGGGAGTACCTCAGTTTCTTCGACTTCTCAGGCCTCACTTTGGACAGAGCACTCAG AACCTTCCTGAAGGCCTTCCCGCTGATGGGGGAGACACAGGAACGAGAACGAGTCCTTACCCACTTCTCTCGCCGGTACTGCCAGTGTAACCCAGACGACAGCACATCAGAAG ATGGGATCCACACGCTCACCTGCGCCCTGATGCTGCTCAACACAGACCTGCATGGACAC
- the Psd2 gene encoding PH and SEC7 domain-containing protein 2 isoform X3 → MDEEKLPCELHKEGSATQEDHGLEPEEEPGLQNGTAASEGLSSHISGPGGEKTLEGTMEPVRGPDVALPGLNLSLTNGLALGQDGNILEDSIEFKTWRSGPAEEEDVPGSPCPDAGDPQLGLDCPGEPDVRDGFSATFEKILESELLRGTQYSSLDSLDVLSLTDESDSCVSFEAPLTPLIQQRARDSPEAGAGLGNGDMGPEGDLGATGGCDGELGSPLRRSISSSRSENVLSHLSLTSVPNGFHEDGPGGSGGDDEDDEDTDKLLNSASDTSLKDGLSDSDSELSSSEGLEPGSTDPLANGCQGVSEAARRLARRLYHLEGFQRCDVARQLGKNNEFSRLVAGEYLSFFDFSGLTLDRALRTFLKAFPLMGETQERERVLTHFSRRYCQCNPDDSTSEDGIHTLTCALMLLNTDLHGHLLSGQ, encoded by the exons ATGGATGAAGAGAAGCTCCCATGTGAGCTGCACAAGGAAGGGAGTGCTACCCAGGAGGACCACGGCCTGGAGCCCGAAGAGGAGCCTGGGCTCCAGAATGGAACAGCAGCCAGCGAAGGCCTGAGCAGCCACATCAGCGGCCCAGGCGGTGAGAAGACCTTAGAGGGTACCATGGAGCCTGTGAGAGGCCCAGATGTGGCCCTGCCTGGCCTTAACCTCTCTTTGACCAATggcctggctttgggacaagatgGGAACATTTTGGAAGATTCCATAGAATTTAAGACCTGGAGAAGCGGACcagcagaggaggaggatgtcCCTGGGAGTCCCTGTCCAGATGCTGGGGACCCTCAGCTGGG GCTGGATTGTCCTGGCGAACCAGATGTACGTGATGGCTTCAGTGCCACTTTTGAGAAGATTCTGGAGTCGGAGCTACTGCGGGGCACCCAGTATAGCAGCCTGGACTCTTTAGATGTGCTGAGTCTCACTGACGAGAGTGACAGCTGTGTCAGCTTCGAGGCCCCCCTTACACCTCTCATCCAGCAGAGGGCTCGAGATAGCCCCGAGGCCGGGGCTGGGCTGGGCAATGGGGACATGGGGCCTGAAGGGGATCTGGGGGCAACTGGTGGTTGTGATGGGGAACTAGGCAGTCCCCTGAGGCGGTCCATCTCTAGCAGCCGCTCAGAGAATGTCTTGAGCCACCTGTCTCTCACCTCGGTGCCCAATGGGTTCCATGAAGATGGGCCTGGGGGCTCGGGAGGGGACGATGAGGACGATGAGGACACGGACAAGTTGCTGAACTCTGCCAG TGACACCAGCCTTAAGGATGGCCTGTCGGACTCGGACTCGGAGCTGAGCAGCTCTGAGGGGCTGGAGCCTGGCAGCACAGATCCACTGGCCAACGGGTGCCAGGGGGTCAGCGAAGCCGCTCGCAGGCTGGCCCGACGGCTCTACCATCTTGAAGGTTTCCAGCGCTGTGATGTAGCTCGGCAGCTGGGCAAGAA CAATGAGTTCAGCAGGCTGGTTGCTGGGGAGTACCTCAGTTTCTTCGACTTCTCAGGCCTCACTTTGGACAGAGCACTCAG AACCTTCCTGAAGGCCTTCCCGCTGATGGGGGAGACACAGGAACGAGAACGAGTCCTTACCCACTTCTCTCGCCGGTACTGCCAGTGTAACCCAGACGACAGCACATCAGAAG ATGGGATCCACACGCTCACCTGCGCCCTGATGCTGCTCAACACAGACCTGCATGGACAC CTCCTGTCAGGCCAGTGA